A DNA window from Phaenicophaeus curvirostris isolate KB17595 chromosome 11, BPBGC_Pcur_1.0, whole genome shotgun sequence contains the following coding sequences:
- the CCDC51 gene encoding mitochondrial potassium channel — MQDMGPMKYKSSVSSVSCGLQYHHLLIKWSPKMNVHIVRTYCSPAPKRPEAKSAIEMAVGAFSRLMEAGTVMGKNSLQKMSATCKNWWDRYEEFVGINEVREAQGKVTEAEKVFMIARGIVREARENVEAQQIKLKEIRDRLDRVSRDDTQYLELATLEHRLLQEEKRYRATYLNAEESEREKFSLFSAAVRESHEKERTRAEKTKNWSIIGSVLGAIIGVLGSTYVNRVRLQELKVLVLEAQKGPINLQEAIKEQASSHYLQQKDLSEVIADLKNLLQTRTSQEIKEGIVLTGQGRNDSIKLDSLLIPLNEQLNYSKQVSSCLGSLQQQFSSFQESLAQMISEMQGVKLAVHSRPTERVMPRPSAEGKGQASAMRDVILELCDTERRLEAQIKRNSIYSTAVTCAVFAITLPVLYVIFKGN, encoded by the exons ATGCAAGACATGGGGCCAATGAAATACAAATCAAGTGTGTCCTCGGTGTCCTGTGGTCTGCAGTATCACCATTTGTTGATAAAGTGGAGTCCAAAAATGAATGTACACATAGTGCGGACTTATTGCTCACCAGCACCTAAGAGGCCTGAAGCCAAGTCTGCGATAGAAATGGCTGTGGGTGCTTTTAGTCGGCTGATGGAAGCTGGAACTGTCATGGGAAAAAACTCCCTTCAAAAAATGTCTGCAACCTGCAAGAACTGGTGGGACAGATATGAGGAGTTTGTTGGAATTAATGAAGTTCGAGAGGCTCAGGGAAAAGTCACAGAG GCGGAAAAGGTCTTTATGATAGCTCGAGGGATAGTACGAGAGGCTCGTGAAAACGTAGAAGCCCAGCAGATTAAACTGAAGGAAATTCGGGACCGCTTAGACAGGGTCTCTCGGGATGACACCCAGTACTTAGAGCTGGCTACGCTGGAACACAGGCTGCTGCAG GAAGAGAAGAGGTACCGAGCCACGTATTTAAATGCAGAAGAATCTGAGAGAGAAaaattctcccttttctctgcaGCTGTAAGGGAAAGCCATGAGAAAGAGCGAACAAGAGCTGAAAAAACGAAGAACTGGTCTATTATTGGTTCTGTACTGGGAGCCATTATAGGTGTTCTTGGTTCCACCTACGTTAATCGAGTAAGGCTGCAAGAACTAAAAGTCTTGGTGCTTGAAGCACAGAAGGGCCCAATAAATCTTCAAGAAGCCATCAAAGAACAGGCTTCCAGTCATTACTTACAGCAGAAGGACCTCAGTGAGGTCATAGCAGACCTGAAAAATCTGCTTCAAACAAGGACATCTCAGGAAATAAAAGAAGGCATTGTATTAACTGGACAAGGCAGGAATGACTCCATAAAACTAGATTctcttttaattcctttaaacGAACAGCTTAACTACAGTAAACAAGTCAGTTCATGTCTAGGGAGTTTACAGCAGCAGTTTAGCAGTTTTCAGGAAAGTCTAGCGCAAATGATTTCTGAGATGCAGGGTGTTAAACTTGCTGTTCATTCTAGACCTACAGAAAGGGTGATGCCAAGGCCTTCAGCGGAGGGTAAGGGCCAGGCTTCTGCCATGAGAGATGTGATTTTGGAATTGTGTGATACTGAGCGGAGACTGGAAGCACAAATCAAGAGAAATTCTATTTACAGCACTGCGGTGACATGCGCTGTGTTTGCGATTACTCTGCCAGTCCTCTATGTAATATTTAAAGGAAACTGA